The DNA sequence agaattttggactgaaagatctggatagcagcaggaacatactggttaccttcattataaaaaattttttaaaatggctttaagttggggagaaagagatgaagtgatagctttcttatgaagagtccaagaaagtttataatgaaatataaggcccaaatatttataagactggacttgcttatatatatttggacctatcgtccatgttgtaggggaccaagagcgggaaaacaccataatttgagttttgtttgaattgattgttaggtcatttagtgtacagtactcctgaaatttagccaagatgcagcgaagtccagatttagttagagataatagtactgcatcatctgcatacaagagggtaaagacagggaccccgtttagaaccggagtagaatgagtagaagaagaaagaaaagaaggtaaatcagatagaaataaattgaataataagggagcaaggatacaaccctggcggacaccattgtgaataggaaatctgtcagtgagaatattagaatttgggatccgaacctgacaaaaattttgaGAGTGTAATTGACGTAGCAGGAATAATAAACGCAAgtctattccccatttaagtagtttagaccataaaaggtctctagtcacagaatcaaaagcaccttggagatcaacaaatgcagcaaaaaggttagctttattataaataaaatacttctctgctaaataagtcaacgtaaaaatatgatcaagggtagaagctcctgcccgaaaaccaatctgttcctttccggggaggtttttagaaattgcccaggaagagagttttgttaaaagatactttgaatacaattttccaatgtttgataataaacttattgggcgataatttgagggtgatgaagggtcaccttttttgtagactggaatgagagtagatgtcaaccaggcatcaggaaaacgacctgtggaattaaccaaggtaaaaaaggatgcaagtggttctgcccaccaattgggattattagacaaagtctcattcaaaatgttatcgggcccaggagctttaccgggttttaaagaaagaattaactcatgtatttcattaggggaaactggaggccattccaagagatcctgtggagtactgctgggaagttgaattggggacaaagatgagaatttttttgaaaaaaagtcaacccaggtaactgcagagatagatggaagcaaatttgaaattgaacaggttgatctggaaactaaagtccaaaagcccttttgattatgggaaataattgcagaatgtaATTGGTCCCACTTACGCAGAgcatactgatgtcttttctcatcaaataattcatagcatgttctgcgtaaataaaaatagtctcttaaaaaagatgggattggatgagaacgaatgaaaaaaaaagagagcgtatttgtttctttaattgccaacaatcagcatcaaaccaagaattatggTTAAAAGGAACCCTGGATGGCTGTGAGGAACTAGAGAagctaagaaaattaactagagaatcaattaaagaatcgtaatctcttatagctgaggatggagaagaaaaagaaagaaggttaCGAATTAGAACAATAGTCTCCGGGTGACTAGTCCACTGGGAAAAGGCTTGTTGTGAAGTAAAGGACCATTTATAAGATCGACTGGAGTTAGAAGGAAATGAAGAAGAGTGGGgcacatcatggggaaaagaaaatgttaataaaagtggaaggtgatctccctcagaacgatggcccactgagaaatcagagaggaaagataagagatcaggggaaacaagggcataatcaataacacttgggcctctcactgaaaaatgagTAAACTCTCCTGGGGAATCATTACCTCTAGAGCCATTTAATATAACTACATTAGCAGAGGCACATAAATCGacaaaggaagcagcataactattaaaggataaatctttggaaacccttggaaGATGAAGCCAAGGAGGGATTTGGTCATCCATAAACCAGTTCATATGTTGGACTAGCGCAGAATTACTGGGGCCAATTCTAGTATTAAGGTCCCCTATTATTAtcagcaaagcagaaggaaaagcttttaaattttcttctataagtttttcaagagattcccatagattggagggagtaatagcagcaggggggatatacacattaaacagcaaaatcttaaaaaaatttatctgtaaaagaaaaatttgacaATACAAAGATTGAATTGGtatatgagaaaaggaaaaaggtgatGATAACTTTACAAGACAACAAAGTCCAACACATGGACGtcccaaaatattatttttgaaagCGGGTAAATGGTAGGGAGTATAACCAGGAATGGACGGGGAAGACAAAGAGcatgtctcctgaaataaaattaCATCAAAAGTTTTCAGAAAATTGATGAAGtctttatctgaagcttttctggaccaccctgaaatgttccatgaaattatagtaatagtcataacgttatgcaaggaaggagaacaaaAATCAGTCAacggggagaggggaaagcagaatgaCTTTTAGGGGAAGCTTGAGGATCGTGTGAAACCTCTAGCTGAGTTATAATTGAGTTAGGAGGGGTGATCTGAGTATCTAAAGGAGGGCCAGATGTAAATTTATTAATCTCATTGTTTTTTAACGTACTGGaaccaataaaatcaaaatttaaaggcGGGGGATATTGAGAGGAAGCATCAATTAAACGAAAAGAGTCAGATAAAGAACTTTTCTTAATAATACAAGTAGGAAAAAGGGATGTATGTGAAAGGGGCATCGGATTCAGGTTAGAGGGAACAACTGGAAGAGATAGAACATCATTTGGAATCAAAGCATCAGTAGAGATTTCTAAATTCGACATAATAGGCATTGGAGAAGGCTGACTAAAACAAGGATCATCCGGTCCTACAGAAGAATTAGGCAACAGGTTTGTTTTGgaaaatgcaatttctggtttatcagcctccaaagggcaaggaaggggaaataatttGGAAGCAGACAAAGAGCAATCCAAAAGGGGTAAAGTAGAGGAACCATTCTTTGCCGAATAGGGAGACTGTGCTGACGCAGGAACGTCCATATTTCCTCCTTGGAGAGAAATTTTAGATGGAACCAGTTTGGTTATAGAGGTATCACGAAAATAACGATGGACAGATATACCTACTTCCTGGAGAAATCTGGAGGTGGCAAATAAGAGTCTCGGAATATATGAGGAacgaaattccaggaggagacgAAGAGGGCGACAAACAGAAGGTAGATGGACTGAATTCCGTAAATCCACCTTAGAAACAGGAACATTCAGCAAGGAGGCTAAATGTCTTCTGGCCAAATGGATTGTAGACCAGGCTGGGTGTCTCCTGGATGCCAGTTGATCAAATGATAGCACAGCTGCAGAAGCTTGATAAACCAGTTGGCTTGAACGTTCCAGCGAAGTTGCAGAGACAAACTTAGAGTGAGATGTTGAGGCTAAAGTAGAATGTCTCATCTCCAATGCAGAttgagaaaaatttttaacaaaaaagtttgaTGGCTTAGAAATCATTTGGTGTTGCTCCTTTAAAAGGCTCAATATATGGGAGATCTGAGAAAATATAGAAGATACCGTCTGGGCCGTCAATTGAGAATATTCCTTTAGCTTCGTAGATAATTCACAAGGATCTCCATTAATCATTTGTGCACTCCCCTCCAACTGAGAAGACTGCTGAGTTTCCAGCAGAGGTTGTTCTTTCGAAAGGGGAGACACAGgctggaaaaactcttccagagacGGCTGACTCTCTTTGGAATTAGAGTTGTAGGAGGGCAtaaacttctctaatttagtttgtttcaGAGAAGGTAATGATGGCTCAAGGTCAGGACTAGACGGAGACAAAGCTCTTTTACGCCTCATTTGGAAAGACTGATTAGCCGTAGTTTTACAAACAATTGAGCTCTGCACAAGGAAATGACGGCCAAATAATGACAGGCTGACGATAAACTCAAGGGCAAGGCTTATCAAACTCAAGCACTTGAAGTCTGTAAAAGCAAAAACATGCTGGGAAGAAGTTCCTTAGTTCACGAGCAAGCAAAAATAAGACAAAaaactctccaaattggcagggaaaattaaaacaaagtacagtTACCGGAGCTCCGAATTCCAACGTCCTGTGGCTTGGACTCTCCCACGTGACCCAGCTAGCTAAGGcttatatctgctacctggggtcaaagaagattttgtagctcccctgcataacaaaatcaaatttaattaagtcagtaaataaaaagctattggttccatgctgtatcataataacatctcattggcactcagaacaatcagtctcataggtcagtttggagttaagcaaatccactttttgtttcacaaggcagttgtgttttcattttctggttaattggccataacttttgatcgaatacagatattccagtgcagtttgttgcattgcattcggcattaaattacctttccagttttatataacatgatggtattattcatacataccaagattttcacaattttggtcactagtgtcaagctcagcttgttgcccccctaaagcttgaagCCTGGTGCAACTACTACCCCCGCACCCCCTTGGCTACACCACTGTTCTTGGATGTGAACTCTTCTACCTGTAAGAAATGTCTTGTGTTTTTCCTTTGTGTGCCATTTGCAGGGCCATGGCTTTTCCACATGGTTCAGCACTAGCACTGTATTTGTACAGATGTGTATCATCTTATTACTCTTAATATCACCTGGATCTGCTTTAGGAATAGCAGAAGCAAAACAAGCCCCTTATTGTGGTTGGCACACGGATTCTTTTTGTTAGGTAGGCTGCTGGTTAATGTTCCTTGATGGTCAGATGATGTGTCTATATTGAAGGAACTTATCAGGAGATGGTTTCTTGatataaatctctctctctctctctctctctctctctctctctctctcattggaaTGAAAAAGTAACCAGAGTTTGGAGAAGgtggtgttggggagggggagaagggtaAGTGTGGAAGAAGAAACAGTGTTTTGGCAGTCTTGGAACAGATAGAGAGAGCTGCAGGTTGGCTTGAAGACACCTAGTGGTCTGTTGTTAGGAACTCACTTGTACTTCAACAGCTCCACTGGTCTTCTTCAGAGCACTATTCAAAGTGCTCATGTATTTAAGACCTTGGTactctccccaccaccatcaccaccactgaCACACACATCAGCCTGCCTAGACACAGTAGTGGTCACTGGAGggtctggggttttttttgcctacTAAGGTGAGATAGATGATGACTAGGGAGAAGAGAGCCTTCTCAGCTGTGATTGTCAAATGCTCTCCCCACAAAAGGCTTGCCTGTCACTAAATTTGATGTCCTCTCATTACTAGACAAATATCTTTTTATTTTCCCAGGCCTTTAAAACCTTTTTAACTATTGTTGACTTGTTTTAtcaactgtcccccccccccccatttactctTGCTGTGGAGTCTATTTAGTTGTTGTTTTGACTTTCTTTTGTAGGAAGGAATGTTATTTGTGCTGAAGAAGAAGGCATCACATGCAAAAGTGTTGGGCCAATACTAACAATATATTAGTAATTACATTTATCTTCTCTGCACCTATATGAAGGTTGTCTCCTTTCCCCCTTGCTATTGTTCAGGTGTTTCCCTCCCCTTTCTACTTCAAAGTGACAAGCAACAGTTTCTTTGTGTTACTCATGCAGATTACTCCTGCTCCTCTAGGTGTGTGCTCCTCTGCTGCTGTGTGTGGGTGCTAAGGACCAGCGGGTGTCTCCATGTCAAGCAATGGAATATTATCGTGTGCTGCGAGCCAGAGGTATCCCTGTCCGGTGAGTTCTCAGCCTTGTCTGCTAGCCCAAATACAGAGAAAGCTTCTTTGACATTCTTGTTTATACAGAGAGCCTTATGCTGGCCTGATGTCCAACAGGAACCTGTAGTGAGAGAtaaaagcagtggttccaaaactgtgtgctgtggtgcATGAGGGCACTGCAGCAAGCTCACAAGAGTGTGCGGGATATCCCCGTCTGCCTCCTCTCCTCAGCTCTTCTGGGTGCTGTCATCTTGGATTGCGCAAGGTCCCAGGAAAGCCAAGAAGAAGAagccactgcaaaagaagggcactgtgaccatggtaaatttgggaactgctgacctagGAGATCTTGCAAAACTTGCTCCAGCAATGGTCAGAGCTGACCTAATTTATATCGGAGCAGATTCTGCAACCCCAGCCAGGCTCTGACTCCCAGAATAAGAGCCTTCTCTTTAAAAGGCTCACCCTTGTCCTCAGAGCCAGTGTGATGTGGTGGTTAAAGTGTTGGGCAaggaaacccaggttcaaatcctcactcagctatgaagcaGGGTCAGTGACCTCGAGTCAATCAATCTCTCTCAGTCCAACCTACCTCACTGTGTTTAGAATAGAAAGAGGGGGAGAAGCCATGTATACTAAGCAGCTTGTAGAAAAGATGCTGTGTAAGTATGAATACTATACCTATGAATcaatttattattgttattattattattaattgcaaACATCCACAGTCCAATAACATGTTTGCCAACAATGTTCAAATTGTTCTCCAAAGTAATCACAAATGCAAGTCAAGGACATTTGATTGTCAACCATCTTCTCCCCAAAGAACAAAAGGGAAATTGTCAAAACTCACATGGAACAAAGGATCAATTGCTGATTGATAAAATGATACTGAACAATTGCAAGTGAAGAAAAATGAATTTGGATGTTGCTTGGATCTTTGACTCCTTGCCACATACGTGGATTGAAAAAACATTGGAAATATTCAGCTAGTAGCAATATCCGAAAATTTTTATTAATGGGAATGGAAAAATGGAAAACTGACACTGAATAGGGAGGAACTTGGTCCTTGTAGATATCAGGCATGGAATATTTCGGGGAGACTCACATTCTCCTTCTCTGTTCATAATTACTATGATGCCAGTAACAGCAAtaccaaacaaaacaaattgtGGCTACAAAATAtcaaaaagagctggaaaaatttCTCTTGTAGTATATGGatagtttaaaattaataaaaaaaagaagtGGAAATCAAATCATTATTAAATAGAGTCCAAATATTCAGCCAAGACATAGCAATGAACTTTTATAAATGTGTGATACTGTCAATAAAAAGAGTAAAAATTGCTGACTCCGAAGGAATACAGAACAACTCTAGGATAGAATGATAATAAAAGGCCTGGCTAATAAGGAAAGCTACAAGTACCTGGGAACTCTACAAGCTGAAGGAGTACAACATGCTACAGTGAAAAAGATACGCCCCAAATACACAAAATGAGTATTACTAAATACTCATTACTAAATAGGAAATACTAAAATCAAAACTAAATGGTGGGAGCACAATCACAGCCATAAACTCCTGGGCCATTTCCAATGATTCGATATAGTTCAGGAATTATTTATTGGACTCAAGCAGAATATGATGCACTTGACTGTAAGACTAGAAAACTTATGACATGCCTTTCATCCTTGCAGTGACATTGACCAACTGTACCTACTGAGGAATAATATAATTATTTCAAAAAAATAattgtaataaattatataaaaTTGATAAGAATAGTATCTTGGAAAAGAAGTTAGACTGCATTTGGAGATCTTGTGTGTGGCCTGTTTTCCTCAAACCTGCCAGCATTCTTATTCCATTCAAAATGCCTTTCTTCCATTTCAGCTGACTGGTTTGCATTGGTTTTTTTAGCCCTATTGTTTGATTTTtattgttaattttttaaaatttatttttttcttgttctcCATCTTGAGCATTACAAAGTTGACTAGCAAATGCTGTTAACCAATTTATGTTAAACTTCTTATTGGGATAAGTGGCAGGATATCCAGTAGGTGGTGCTATTGCAGCACAGACCCTATTTCAATCAAATAAGAGAAGAATTATCTCTCCAAAATTAATATCATCCAATGATCAACTTCCCTCTTAAGCAACTATGTTCAGCTTTGACACTCCATTGAATAATGATGCTCCATTGACTATACATGTTGTATAGTCTATAATATAGTACTAAAACAAAATATCAGGAAAATGTATCTTATAAGAGATACTTGGTGTTTTAATAAGGGGTGCAATATGCAAAGATTGGAAAGACAAAAGTATTGGGGGTGTgaatttcatttttccccttctttgagCACTGGAATGGCATTTTGGTATTTCAATGGTATTTTCACACTGAAACTCTTGTGTCTGAAGACTATAAAAGAACATTCACTCAGCTCAAACATGTCATTGCATGTCTACATTAAGGCATTGGTCACCTGGGGCATCCTGGGGGACAAAGAGTAGACTGAGCTGTTCAtctaattaacataagaacataagaagagccccgctggatcaggccataggcccatctaggccagctgcccccacctgcccaacttccctcctgcctcctgattAAAACAATTGACAATTACCTTCCTCCATCTACAGTTGACAAAAGTAACACTTCGTTTTTCCAAGTAGCTCTGCTCTGTCTGCACAGAGGGCAAAAGGccgcttaagaacataagaagaacataaaaaagcccatccaatccagcttcctggatctcacagtgactcaccagatgcctcagggagcatacaagaccacaagagacctgcaccatggtgccactcataagaacagccccactggattaggccaaaagtccatctagtccagcctcctgtatctcacaatggcccaccagatgcctcatggagcacacaagacaacaagagacctgcatcttggtactctcccttgcatatggcattttgaggtaacccacttctaaaatcaagaggttgcacatacacatcatggcttgtaactttttccccagaaatttatccaatccccttttaaaggcatctaagccaggatGTCATCATAACATCCTGTGGCTAgctgttccacagactaaatagatgctgggtaaagaaattttcttctgtctgtcctaactctcccaacactcaattttagtggatgtcccctggttctggtgttgtgtgagagggaaaagagcatctctctatccgctctatccatcccctacataattttgtatgtctcaatcatgtcccgtcccccccaggcgcctcttttctagactgaaaaatcccaaacactgtagcctttcctcataagggaggtgccccagtccagtaatcattttggtcactctcttctgcaccttttcaatttccactatatcctttttgagatgtggcaaccagaactggatgcaatatttcAGGTATGGCcaaaccattgatttgtacaatggcattatagtattagtcgttttgttctcagtaccgtttctaatgatctcaagcatggaattagccttcttaaCCACTGCCacatattgggttgacactttgtAATGTAGTATAATAATTCCAATAATGTAAAATAATTTGAGAAACCACaaattgttttttttccaacaaaaatgTTTGACTTTTTATTCTTATTGATCTGATCAAATGCTAATTTCACTATGTGCAGTTCTCTAACTCATTTTTTAAAGGGATCCAAGTGAAAAATAACCGTGTCTGAAATGTAGGAATGTCTTCATCCCTTATTTTAGTGAGGGCATTCATAACATTTTGAAGTCACATGTTGAGGTTGGGCCCCTTTCTAACCAAATGCCTCCACAGGAGTGCCCCAATACTTGTTGAGACCTGAAAAAGGAGGAAGTTAACCCTTTTGCATAAAAAATACGAGGCTCAAAGCTGCTGTTGGCCACAAATAATGCTCTTTACTGCAAATAGCAGCCTTGGGGGTAACAGAAGAAAAGATGGAGGAGACAAATGATTATGAAGAGATGAGATCGAGAATAGCTAACTAATACCAGTAGGCAAGGAAATATTAACAGCATGAGACAGGATAACTTTTGCTAAAAATGGATTTAACAAATCCTAAAGCAATACATAACATTATTAAGAAGCTCTCATCCATTCCTTGTTTCCAGATTTTCCAGTTGCAGAGCCTGTGTGTTAGAAGTATGTTATAGACACCACAGCATCTTAACCTAAACAGTCCACAGTTTTTTACCTGTGCCTACCAAAATCTGTGAACCTCTTCTACAGTATATCTTGTTACATCTGCATCTGTTGAAAGATTGCATCTTGCAGTGGTTTTCTAACAGGTCAGATGAATAGTTCCATGGCACCTAagggaaactgagggcccaatcctatccaacttgccagtgccagtgcagcagcaatgcagccccaaggaaagggaacaaatattccattaCCTGGAGCAGTTCTCCGTGGTTGCCCTTCTAttccaggatgcagcatatgtcccattggcatggctgcaccagtgctggaaagttggttaggatttggccctgagttacTCAGTACCCATGGTAGAAAGTTGTCCTTTGAGTTGATGAATTGGGGAGAGTTTAAGGTTTTCTTCCTGGGAGCATCTGGGTAAGTGCCTGCTTGAGCCTGGTGTTAACTAGCACCAGGATGGCAGCCTGGGCAAGAGAGTACCCTATCAACACTATAcaatacacacaaaaaacaatcTTCTTGTATTCAGTGGATGATGTCAAAGGCAAGATCTGTGCTAAGAAGAAAGAAAggtaaaggaagaggagaaagagcaCAGTTCTGGCTGCCTTGAAATGAGCTTCTGTTTGGGGGTTCCTGAAACTGGACTCTTTGCCTGTCATCTGGCAAACATGTCTGTAGAGGAAGGCAACAGTCACAGTGGAGCAAAGTAAAACCACAAGAAGAGAGCCGGAGCAGCCGATAACGAAATAGAATATTTCGTAGGAAGGGAGAATTTTGTCCTCTCCTGCATTTTGGGTCATGTCTGTAATGTTGGCTGTGGTTGTGTTGCTCTGGAGATGTACAGGAACAAACTGAAATGcaaagacagaagagaagattGAGATGACTGCAGATGCCGCAAGAGTCCAGGGTAACAGACACAATATCCGCTGCTTGCACCAAAGGAAAAGAGAGTGTGTGCCGTTCACTATCTTGATGCAGTAGAAGACACAGAGCCAAGCAGTGAACCAGTATCTGGATAAGACAGCAATGTTTAGAAGGACGTTGGTTACTCGACTCATTAAGTAGTTCCTAATGTTGAAGTGCTCCCTGTAG is a window from the Tiliqua scincoides isolate rTilSci1 chromosome 2, rTilSci1.hap2, whole genome shotgun sequence genome containing:
- the LOC136641141 gene encoding taste receptor type 2 member 40-like, with translation MISPLPIAFLVTLHGLALGGFTSNAFITAVIVIEWAKSRSLNSSELLLLSLSISNICCTASVMAVVYREHFNIRNYLMSRVTNVLLNIAVLSRYWFTAWLCVFYCIKIVNGTHSLFLWCKQRILCLLPWTLAASAVISIFSSVFAFQFVPVHLQSNTTTANITDMTQNAGEDKILPSYEIFYFVIGCSGSLLVVLLCSTVTVAFLYRHVCQMTGKESSFRNPQTEAHFKAARTVLFLLFLYLSFFLAQILPLTSSTEYKKIVFCVYCIVLIGYSLAQAAILVLVNTRLKQALTQMLPGRKP